The Candidatus Wallbacteria bacterium DNA window GAATTGTATGCAGCGACCCCTGATTCACTGGAAATTTACTATGTCCCTGAAGTGACCAACTTCAACGAAAAGCTGCAGTACTGCAAAATCGGCGAGTTCTCCTCCAACTTTTTTACAGGCAGCGTTGAGGTGGTGATTCCCGAAGCCGGCAACACAGGCTTCGCCTTCCAGGCTGCCTGGATCAGGGATAGAGGCAGCACCAATTTTGAGCGCAGCTTCCAGCCGGGTGTAATCAGTTCGGCATTCTATGCTCCTGACGAGAATCTCACATATTTCGGAACCGACCATGGTCTTTTCGACCAGTTCGGGAATCATTGCGCAGGCAGCGTCAAAATCAACTCCATTTTCAAGGATTATCTAAATCAGCGTCTGTATGTGTGTACGGAAGGTGAAGGTATTCTTCTCAGAAAAAACGGGCTCTGGAAAGCCCTCAACAGTTCAAACGGGTTGCCAAAGACCGGCAATTCAGTCAATTTAAGAGGGCTGGTGCAGGACCAGGCCAGCGGTTATCTCTATGCCGCCACTGACCAGGGAGCTTTCTTCAGCATCGATGGAGGCCTGAATTTCGAATCTGTCAAGCTGCCGGACGGTTCCCTCCTGTCCGGAGAATTGCACAACATAGCCATTTTCTATGCGGACAGGAAGAGATATCTGGTCCTGGACCAGCCGAATGCCATGCTGTTCAGAGAACTTTTACTCCCCGGAACCCTTGGGGATGCCAATCCCTTCGATTCGCAGACAGGGTCCGCCATGTGCGCATCAGTTGTGAATCGCTTCAGAAATTTTGATCAGACGCTTTACGCATGTACCAACAACGGGATGTTCTCAATCGTAAAAAAACCGTCAGCCTGGGATATCAAGCAATATACTACAGTCTCAGGAGAGCGCAGGACAGGCCTCTCCGCATCCGAGATCCGTGACTTCAGCATCGACGGAACCGGCCGCTGGTGGCTGGGAACAGCTCTCGGGATTTCTACCAGTGACGATGGGGGAAGCACTTTCAAATCTTACGCCCCCTTTTCACATTTCACCAGGCTGCTCCAGCGTGAAAATCACCCCAGGTGCCTGATTGCCATCGATGAAGCGGGCCGGGAAATGGAGATCGACACTTTCAGCAGGCTGAAACAGTTTCGTGTCAGCGGCGACTTCATCACTTATCCGGACTATGTCAAGGATCTCTGCGGCAATACTCTGGACTATTATCTGACCCACTATGGAGTGGCCGGGGATGCGATTACAGACGGACTTTCTGTTGTGCCTGCAGGCAACTGCTCCAGGATTTATTCGGATCCGCTGCGGAATTTTCTCTACACCCTGTCCATGGAAAATGGCCGGCTGCTCCTGTACAGGGTCAACGAATGCTTCTTCGACCATTTCGAAAACTATTCCGGATACCGGGAATACGCAATTCCAGACCAGACAGGGAGTGCAGGATCTTATGACATCAAGGCTGTCTCTTCGGCTCTGCCTGGGGGACCCAGTGTCTTGTCCGTGAAAAGCGATAATGCCTTCAAGGGAAAAGTCTGGATCTACCGGAGATTCCTTTTTAATGATGACTCCAGAACTCTTGAGGTCAGTCTGAATTTCGCAAACAGGCAGACTTTCAACGGAAGTCTGGTGAACCCGGAGCTGAGGATTTACACCCGTGATGTTTACCCGATCGTCGATTTTACCAGCAGCGGTCCTCCCCCGGATTTCAGCGCCCCTGTCACGGCTGATTCCATGTCCACGAATCTGGTCGTTCTTCCGAGAAGTTCACAGACCATCACGCTGGCCATTGGATTCGAGGACTATTCTGCCAGCGACGGCTTGAACTGTGAACTGGACAGCCTGAGGATTGATTTCGACCGGCCTTACTCCGGATTGTCCGACCCGGTCAAGATCATTCCCATTACCAAACCAATTGCCCTGTCTTTCGGCAATGAAAACAATGTTTTACACATTCTGTTCAATGACGGCACATATAAAATGGGAGTCTACAGAGAGGATCTGAATGGTTCGGCGATCGATCTTGTAAATCTGGGTGAAGCCTCCCTGGCAGGGGTCGTTGATAACCCTGTAGATCTGAAGCTTTCAGCCAACGGCAGACGCGTTTTCATCCTTGATAAGCGCAAAATCTTTGTCATCGAACTGATCCCGCTCCGCAAAAACATCAGAGTCACAGTGGAAAATCTGGCCAGTCAGAGCGATTTCCAGCTGAGCGCCATGGTCAGCTCCTGGAGCAGCAACAGTAAAAAAAAGAAACTGCTGCCTACTGGAAGAGAAGAACCGCTGCAGCTTTTTACGGATTCAGCTTCCAATTTTTTTTACCCTTACAACACTTATTTTTTTTATGATGAAATCAAGTTCAACGGCAGGATGCATCAGATCAGAGGGCCGGTGTACTTCAAGGGTCTGAGAGGGAAATCTCTTTCTTTTGGAGGGGAACTCAACTGCAACGCATCCTGCGACAGGCCGGCTTTTTTCACCTCATACAGCGATAAGTCCTGGGGATATGTGTTTGCCGAATCAGATCCTGACGATGTTTTACCCTGGGGCGGCCTGAAAATGGAGGGAAATTTTTCCCTGCACGGCGCAGTGATCAAAAAGGCAGCGGAAATTTCCTCTGTTTCGCAGGGCAGCATTGACCAGACAGTTTTTTTGAATAACCAGACCGGATTGGCGTTCAGGGGCTCAGGAGCACTCTCGGTCAGGAGCTCGGAATTCAACTCCAACCAAACAGGACTGATCATCGACTCAGGCAATGCCTCATTGGATTCCTCCCTTTTTACCTCCAACAGGACCGCCCTGAAGGCAAAAACCCCTGTTTCACTCCAGGGCATCACTGCGGTTTCCAATAACACCTTCGCTGAACTTAATGCATCCATCGGTTCGATCGAAAATTCGCTGCTCTGCGGCAGTGAATCCTGCTTCAAGGCCGACGGCGGTGAGGAGCTGAAATTGAAGGATAATTTCATCTCTACCTGCCAGACCGCAATCCAATGCATCAACGGCACTTTGAGCGGAAGTTTCAATGAATTTTACGGGAACGGCACAGCCGTCAGTTACCAGAGCCCGAAAAACAGCGGCAGCTCTGCCGTTCCAACCTTCATTTACAACTACTTCGAGAACAACCAGACCAATATTTTCCAGGGAAACAGCAGCGGACATCTGTATGCCCAGTATTGCGTGTTCAACCGCGACCTGAACCCGGAAAACGCGGGAATTACAGGCACCCCGGACATGCTGAGACAGGCTCTCAGGGACATCGTTCCTCTGGCAGTTTCAGGCTATCTGGATAGAAGTGCGGACTGGCAGGCTCAAACCAGGGAGAATCTGGTCCCGACTGTGATCCTGGATTACCTGCTCCAGGAGACTGGAGAGTTGAAAATCATGGGCAGGCAGCTGCTGGAATTCTATCCTGCAGTGGCACCAGGAGTATTCACTTCCAATGGGGATCTCAAGATTGAGGGGAGCTCTACGAAAGAAGTGATGATAACTTCCGGGCTTGATTCCAGCGAAGGCCTTCTTCTTCCGGAGATCAGCGGCAGGCCGGACAACAACGCTTTTTACGGTATCGTGGCCAATGGTTGGGATGACAGAGACCTGTGCATATGGTCGAAACTGAAGCACGGACTCATTGAATTCCGCGGAAATTTCGATGTCTCCCAGAAAAATTTCTATTACAACCAGCTGACAAGGGAAACCGGCGACGACCTCAAGGTCAAACTCAACTGCTCCGGAATTCCAGAACTTTCGCACAACTTCTGGGGTAAAAACGTGCCTGATTTCAATCAGGTGCTTCAACCGAAAGCGAGTGCTGCAGTTTACACTCCCTGGGCTTATGCCGGGAAAGTCCCCCAAACCGAAAAATGGCCTTTCCAGAATACAGGAGCCACGATCATTTCCACTTTGGAAATACTCTCAGGCATGATTTCGATCGACGCCAGCGGTCAGAATGTAATCAAATTCGCAGGCGACTTCTCCATTTCCGGAGAAGTGACGATCACAGGTAATCGCCCGGTGCTGATCACCAGTCATGACGATGAACCGGACAATACTCCATACAGCCCGGGCAGCGACCATACCCCTGACTTCATTTTCTGGGGGACTGCAGGCAGCAACAGAACCGGAAGCAACACTGCCGCGCCCTTTGCAGGCATCCGGAAACTGGACCTGCCTTCAGGAATCAATGCGGAAATCCGTTATGGCTGCCTGAACGGTACCAGTTTCAACCGCTCGATTTCCAATGCTTCCCTGTGTCTGTCCCACATGTTTCTCAACCTCAATGAAGCGCTCAACTTCAATTCCTCTTCAACCCTGCAGATTGACAAAACACTGATCAAGGCGAAGGGAGGTGGCAGCAGTCCGAACATCACGGTGGATTCCGGTTCTTTCGCCTCCAGGAACAGCTTCTTCACTTCAGCCAATGACAATGAATACGTGAGACTTGCCGAAACAGGCCTGACCCTGACTGATCAGCAGAAGACCATTCTTACTCTCGGCAGCAGCCCTGCCCGCAGCGACTGGTATGGAATTTCGCTGACCGAGTCGGACACTGTCTTCAACAATTCGGCAGTCGAATACGGCAACTGGGGATTTCTGAGCAGCCATTATCCCTCCCTGGAATTCAGGGACTGTTCCTTCTATCAAAACGGCTATGTGGCAGCAGTTCTGGAAAACAGCAGCGCTCCGTCGGTCATCTCAGGCCATCTGTTCGATTCCAATTTTCAGGGGCTGGAACTGAGGACAAACGATAGTAACAAGACTGTCCAGAACTGCACATTCCAGAAAACAGACTGGCGCAGCCTGCATTTCAAGGTCGGCTGCGAAAACGCAGTCATCGACTCCAATACCTTCACAGACACCTGCCTGCAGCAGGCATCTGATGCAGCGGGAATTCTGATCAGGGACGGCAGCAAATTCACAGTCAGCAACAACATCTTTACCGGAGACAGGGGCACAGCCTGCCTGCTCGGAGAAGGAGGCAGCCTGAACAGTGTGGAAGTGACCGGCTGCACCTTCAAGGACGGAAACCTGGGATTGTCGATTGCCGGCTCAGCCTCAGATGTGACAGTCGGGCATCAGGAAAGCACAGGGAATTACAGCAATTTTTTTTCAGGCAACAAGGAAGCGATGCGTATCTCCAACACCTTGACAACAGTCTGCTTCAACAGATTCAGTAAAAACCAGTCCGGCATTTACAATAGCGGCAGCCCGTTCATCCACGGCAACCTCCTGGAAGAAAACCAGACAGGTATAACCTGTTCTGCTGGCAAAGCCAGGATCATGCAGAACACATTCAGCAGAAACACGACGGGCCTGGATCTGGCCGGGAGATATCTTTATGACTATCTGGACGATACTGACGACAGCATCCGCATGGCGACCCTGATCAGAGGTAATAATTTCATCGCAGACGAAACTCCGGCAGCAGGCACTGCAGGGGGCAATGACCTTAATTTCAACTATTTCCGGGACACCACATTCCCCATCTCATTCGGAATCACCAGCACCCTGAAGAATCCTGGGGACAATTACCTGAACATGGTGCAGAGCTGCTATCTCTGGCTGCATCCCGTAGTGATCCCTGCTCACAGTTATGATACTGCCGGCGTGGACCTCTATCCTGAGAACATCATTCCCACAATGGAAATTGATGTGGAATTGTATGCCTCGCATTATTCTCCGGCCCAGTGTGCCACTTCGCTTGTCGTGATCAGCTACGATACTCAGGAGCATCAGCTCAGAAGCGCTTCCGGAGAGCTTGTCAAGCCGCTGGAATTTGAGCTTTCCACACTCAACGGCTCTCTTTACACCGGCAAATTTGAGGCTTATGATATCTCCCGCTATCCGAATCCGAAAAGCAGCCTGCCCTCCTTACCAGGTCTCAAACACGGCTTCTTCAAATTCATCTGGCTGCCGTTTGAACTGAAGCAGAACGTCGACGACCTGGACACCCCGCTGCCCGATAAACTGGACCTGTATGTGGACGTAAACAACGGCGACACTGACCATGGGAACGGATTCGGCATCAACAGCGAACGCGATGTCTACTATGATTTTGACGGCACTGTCGAAATCACGGGCGTAGTGCAGGGGGAACCCAAACCTAATCAACCCAGCGAATTCGGTCATACCACCTACATGGATGCCTGGCTGGAAAGCAACCATCTGCCGTTCACACCCAGGAGCAGCCTCAGCAATCTGGAGATCAAAACAATCGTCGAACGCCAGACTTCAGGCGAAAAAGAAAAGATAGTCTGGTCTCTAGGTGATGAAGGCGTTTATCCCAAAGGTTTCAACATCATGATCGCCAATCCGGATGGAACTGAAAAGTCCTGCCTGACGAGCGGACTCGGAGGTGGCAGGCCTGATATCTCAAGTGACGGGAAAAAGATCGTGTTCTGCTCGAGCGGAGAAATTTTCAGCATGGATTCGACAGGATTTAATCAGGTCCGGCTGACTGAAAATCTTGCCCTGGACAACAATCCCAGCTTTTCACCGGATGGGACAAAGATAGTTTTCGATTCGGACCGTGACGGCCATCTCCAGATCTATCTCATGAACAGCGACGGTTCTGATCAGGCAGACATTTCCGGCAATGCCAGCAATGACAGTGAACCATGCTTTTCACCTGTGGAAGACAGGATCGTGTTTGTTTCGGACCGCGAGGGAAGTCTGGAAATTTTTTCCATGAACCAGGACGGAACAGAGGCATTGAGGCTGACCTATGACAACAGTAAGAACCAGTTCCCGGTATTTTCTCAGGACGGTTCGAAAATCGCCTTTGATTCCGATAAAGCGCAGGACGGTCTTCGGCATATTTACATGATGGACCCGAACGGCAGCAACGAAATGCAGATCACTTCCAGCCTTTATCAGGACTGCAACCCGGGATTTTCGCCGGACGGGCTGAAAATCGGTTTTGAGTCAGTAAGGAGCGGCGGCCACGATCTCTACTTCACTTACCTGTCATCCCTGGAAGTCACGAAAATTGCTCCAAGTTCCCAGACCGGTTCAGACAATGATCTGATCTGGAAAAAAGTGTCGTTCAGGACCGGCACATTTGAAATCACGGCCCGCGGCAGGAACGATATTGGCGGCGATTCCCTGGACTCAGACAAAATCAGCGTTTATCAGGTGGAACCTCCGGCCCTCACCAAAATTAACCTCGACCTGGGTTACAGCGAAGGGGAAGACATGCTCATCACCTGCCAGCAGATCGCGTCTCCGAATAAAGGAGTGCTGGTAACCTTTGACAGGCACGGCCTGAACCCTTCCACCTTCGGCTACAATGTCGTTTACTCCCATTCCCCTAAACTTGACGATTTCAGCCATAAAGTCACTATCGAAATCGGCGCTAATCCCTCAAGCACCTGGATCAAGAATCTGCAGCCAGGTCTTTATTATCTTTATGCCCAGTGCTACAGGAGAGAACCGCAGAACGGCGTCTACCAGAGCCGGGGAAATTACTATGAATACACAGGCTGGTCCAACCTTGCGAAAGTCAGAGTAAGGGGCTGGTACCAGGCTTTTCTGCCGTCCACGCTGCCCAGCCTGGAATGGAACTCCTGCAGCATGGGGAAAGGCAGAGTTTCCCTGCTTTCCAGCAAAGCTCCGGACGGAAAATACTACGTGCTGACTACCAATGACTATGGTGACGGACCCTGGCAGATTCTGAAACCTGTAGACCTGAATCAGTATTCCTCAGTTGTCGTGAAAGACAACGCCAGATTCATGCTGGTCGGGAATGCAGGAGGCAGGGCAGCCTGCCAGGAATATACCAGTGGATTGATGGGATCAGCGAAGCTGGTTTCTGATACGCTGACTTACCTGGATGCCGCGCTCGACAATGCAGGCGAATACATCTCAGGCGGAGAAAGATCTCCCTCAGGCGGCATACTCGGTACCATGGAAATCTCAGACACCCTGGAAGGAAGGGCACAAAAGCTGGCAGTCTGGGATTCCAGACAGTGGCAGGCGATTTCCGGGAATGCAGACAGTGTTTATTTCAATTCAGCAGATCCAGGCACTGTAGGCAATAAAACCGCCTCCAAGATAAACTATTTGCTGGCGCCTTTTAACTCGATCAGCGCATCAGACAACAGCAATCAGTTATCCTGGCTGGCGGGGAAAAACGGAAAACTTCAGTATTCAGGTGACTTTGGCCGCAACTTTGCCACCACTGAAATCACTGTCTTACCTGAAGCAATAACTGGTGCCCACTTTCTGGAATTCTATCTGGGTTTCATCTGCGCAGACGCAGCCAGGACTTCCACCTCAGCCTGGCAGATCGCCAACACGGTCGACGGCGGAGTCAACTGGACCAGGCTTTCCACTCCCCTGAATTCCCAAAACCTGGACGACATTTCAATGGAGTATGATTCATCAAAAGCAGTCAGGATCATCAGGGGGATTTCCTCCGGTAAAAGCAATACAATCCTGCTTTACTGGAATCCCTTTTTCCAGAAACCCCAGGCCTTTTCAGCAAAACCGGAAAACCATGTCCTGGAGGAAGCTTCTGGAACATTCAGAGATCTCGCTTCTTATGCGGATCTGGACGGCCAGAACATCTGCTTCAATTGGGATAGTGTGCCCATGGCCACCAGTTACCGCCTGCTTCACGGTACCGGCATCCCAGGCACTGAAGTAAAGCCGCTGCCCGGTTTCAACCTTTATTACAATAATTACAGCAGCCTGAAGAATTACGGATTCACGGATGTGAATCAGAGCAGAAATTTCATTGTCAGTGCCGAGCATCAGGACCTGACTCCTGTTTTAAGCCCGCTCACGAACATCATCAAAGTGAAAATACCGGCTTTTGAAACTTTTAATTATAATCAGTTCACCAATGCCGCGGTGAATTACTGCATAGACTGGCCTGACCTTGAAGGTGCCACTAAGTATCATGTCTATTACACAAGGGACTACCTGCATTGGAATGGCCCCCAATTCTTCGATCCCACAATTTCCATTATCGAGGCTGCTGCGGATGTAAAACAAGTGGATAAATATACATATCCTGCAATAGATCTCCGCTATAGAGGCAACAACATCGCCAGTTTCAAAGTCAAAGCCTCCTTTCAGCCTGAGGGAGGGTCGCTCGAGATTCTCACCAGCACCCAGACCTCCACCAGATTCAATTTCAAACCTGTGAATACCAGTTATTATAATCATTTCACTTACCTGATCGAAGGTTTTGACTGCAACAGCAAGCTGCTGATCCGCAAGAAGTCCTGGCTTACCCACGTCGACACGGGCGAAGCCGGATTTCCGGATCTCTACCCAGAAATCAGGGATATCACCATGACTGGCGGACCTGCTACATATACATATACAGAGGAAACCGCGAGCCAGGTCACTGTCTCAGCAATTCCTTATGGCCTGTATACCTTCGAAGTACACGCTTCAGGTCCTTCCGGAATATCCAGGGACAGAAAAATCTTCCAGATCCTGGCCAACAATCCTCCCACAGCCACCATCGAACTGACAGAAGTTTCGGGTTTGACTGATGACGGGGGTTACAAAAGGGGAAAAATCACTCAGCGCGTCGCCAGCGGCGATCAGCTTAAAGGCGCAGCTGAAACTTACTCCAAATCAAATGACTCTGAATCCGGAATCCCTCAACCGATCTGGAAATACGAGTGGTACACCATGACAAATCCACCGAAGAACTTGAACAATCCGACAGGCACCTGCGAACTGCCTGACGATGCCGATGATTTCAGATACAGGCTAAAAATCTGGGACATGTGTGAAGACCGAGTTCCAGCTGGCCTGAATGATCAGACAAAGTATACAAGTTATCAGGACCTTGATTTCGAGATGATTCCTCCCACCCCGACCCTGGGGCCTCATTCGCCTATAAATGTCTATCACTATTCAGGCGATCATGCTGACGTGACTATCAAGGGCTCAGTTAAGCCCCTGCCTGGAACTGGCGACACCATCTTTCATTTTTCAGATGCAGACTGGTATACAATGTTTTTGTTTCCAAGGCTCCGTACGGTAAACCATTCATGGGACACTACGGTCTCGAATCCAGGCATAACTACCTATACCTGTGATCAGGTACTCACCTTCCCGTATCATTCCTATTCCGCTTTTCTCATAGGTCATTATGACAGGCACAAGCATCAAATATCTCTCTATGTCGAGCGGAACGGAAAATATTCGGACCCAAATCCGGATTCAGAGTTGGTGGAAATCAATCATAAGCCTGTGACAGGATCGTTTTCTGCCACCAACATCACAATTTACTGGCGCAGGGAGTCTCACGGGCATCGGCACAACTGGACTGAAACGATCCACCATCCTGCACAAACACACAACAATCCAGTTCCTCCTGGCGGGACACATACTCATCCTGCCTGGGATGAAAACATTCCACATTCCAGATGGGACTGGGATTATTACACTGATTATGCCACTACTAAATATCAAACCTACCTTCCCAACTGGAACGACGATGATCCCCCGACATACGGAGTCTATACGAAATCCGGTAATACCGGGAATATCTTTGCTTCAATCGGTACTGACTGCATCACTTTCTCCTGCAATGGATACACCTATTCGGCCACATTCAACTGCACTGCAATGGACCCCTATGGCTATGGCATCACAAATGCCACGGCAGTGCCTGTAAAGGTCAATGCCCAGGAGCTTACTGTTACGTATACTGATTATTATGTGAACGGTCCCTGAGGCAGAGATGGTCAATCAATCATTTATTTTGCTCATTCTGATCCCGCTTGTTCTCCATGCAGGAACTCTGTCGCTCGCTGACGGCACAAAATTCGAGTTCGTGGAGATCAAGTCCGGCCAGTTTGAAATGGGCAATTACCTCTCTTCCCGGGAAATATCTGCGAAGTACGGGGGAGCAGCACAGGCTTACAGACAGGAGCATCCCAGGCATCAGGTCTGGATCAATGGCTTTGAAATCGGGAAATACGAAGTGACCCAGCAGCAATGGCTTTCAGTGATGGGTTCATCGTTCAATCCCTGCAGGCACGCAGGGCTCAATCTGCCTGCGGAAAACATAAGTTATGCTTCAGTGGAAGCCTTTATCGATAAATTGAATTTTCTGACCTCATCCGGCAGATTAAGGCTCCCGACAGAAGCAGAGTGGGAATATGCCTGCCTGGGTGGACAGAGCGAGGACTTTCAATATCCCTGGAAAAAGGATGAAATCGATCCGGATTACTGCTGGTATTTCAAAAATTCCAGCGCTGAAACTCATGTGGTCGGCACCAGGAAGCCCAATGCTTACGGCCTCTATGACATGCTGGGCAATGTCTGGGAATGGTGCAGCGATTACTACGAACCCTTCTTTTATGATCTATGTGTGAATCTGAACCTGACCGACAACCCCATGAATTCAGTTGAGTGCGGAGCAAGAGTGCTGCGCGGCGGTTCGTTCCAGAACCGTGAGGATACCTGCAGGCCTTTTTACCGCAATCAGTTCAACGAGCATAACCGCCTGGATAATGCCGGGTTCAGGCTTGCCCGGGATCCTGAGGCGTCTGTGGAGGGCAGGGACTGGAATAAATCAGACCTGAGCGCACCACCGCGCTCAGGCCACTCCTGTGTCGTCTTTCAGGACAGGATCTGGTTGATCGCAGGCTGCGATGAAAATGCCAGCCCAAGAAACGATGTCTGGTCCTGCACTGATTCCGCCGGATGGGTGATGGCAACTGGCGAAGCTTTTTTCCAAGCCCGCTCTCTGCAGTCCTGCGTGACATTTGATAACAGGATCTGGGTGATCGGCGGAATGAGCGGGGGGACCGCATTTAACGACGTCTGGTATTCGTCGGACGGGGTCAGCTGGTTCCTGGCGACCGGTAATGCTCAATTCGGCAGCAGATGCTGCCATTCCAGCGTGGTCTTCCACGGCAGGATCTGGGTGATCGGCGGCTATGATCCGAAATCAGGCCAGTATCAGCAGGATTCCTGGTATTCGGGAGACGGAGTGAACTGGACAAGAGCCACATCCAGCGCAGGATTCGGCCAGAGATCCTCTCATCAGAGCGTGGTCTATGCCGACCGGATCTGGGTGATCGGCGGTGAAGTCGGTAATCTGCAGATCAGTGATGTCTGGTCTTCTCCAG harbors:
- a CDS encoding SUMF1/EgtB/PvdO family nonheme iron enzyme is translated as MVNQSFILLILIPLVLHAGTLSLADGTKFEFVEIKSGQFEMGNYLSSREISAKYGGAAQAYRQEHPRHQVWINGFEIGKYEVTQQQWLSVMGSSFNPCRHAGLNLPAENISYASVEAFIDKLNFLTSSGRLRLPTEAEWEYACLGGQSEDFQYPWKKDEIDPDYCWYFKNSSAETHVVGTRKPNAYGLYDMLGNVWEWCSDYYEPFFYDLCVNLNLTDNPMNSVECGARVLRGGSFQNREDTCRPFYRNQFNEHNRLDNAGFRLARDPEASVEGRDWNKSDLSAPPRSGHSCVVFQDRIWLIAGCDENASPRNDVWSCTDSAGWVMATGEAFFQARSLQSCVTFDNRIWVIGGMSGGTAFNDVWYSSDGVSWFLATGNAQFGSRCCHSSVVFHGRIWVIGGYDPKSGQYQQDSWYSGDGVNWTRATSSAGFGQRSSHQSVVYADRIWVIGGEVGNLQISDVWSSPDGANWNRATLSGFSPRSFHTAVATDEMILVIGGWNGTCLSDIWFSSDGSSWNKSTSAGGHGTYCRRAGVVYKDKIWLIGGTDGIHCSGDLWHSP